The following are encoded in a window of Anopheles gambiae chromosome X, idAnoGambNW_F1_1, whole genome shotgun sequence genomic DNA:
- the LOC1271918 gene encoding syndetin, producing MEKVEEIKFKVLELINKKKEVKIPKMGFTDYYVQQQQVARVAATPAGLGAHTKAPAPGSAATAPLPEYDWADEIVGRGRGTGEQAGSDGEQAASDQEVLESTEAIYFDGGSNTGLHELRKLSESGQLLDCGSIEQSMGVLRRQHRVISKKVLQLILEQRAACDGEFQRIRDTERLLRDTVTMCRAARTKLDTSKLLLTTTNLEILAAYKKRQTLVNLLRTLNALKSMRSIDQRLQRRLTDADYGGAIAILLENKNLSQRFHQYRCVESLSHKLQDTLLLTEVQLESVLGEMPSEFEPARYQKLQEAYQLLGKQLIAMDQLHMNFVSSVHTAAFTVLRQHMEVSVEESKKLTYEQMCECVPMDRYVHCLTELCRAFWKILVSYHQIRCWHQNRCLYEKAPGGAEAEAGTGTGSDRSSAAFQQEYIRQKLESGQFRLWNDIQAKVCVFIGSGRLHALKYDQFVQVLAIVQRLKKVGGEFCDSRSEKLLGAMQRQSMEFFRRYHAACLEEIGLFFDHEVWVPIGSFHDVTQLQEYRNFRHALARTAAAAAAAAAASAVSTGSSSVVARASPAGTDLLPDSASSLHSQDESSLYGSCGYFLRFTEKSSPFDGGFDSTMLEEDILAGIADESSYYCSEDSSDNSNEQPAGSPSSPRHGPAAPAATPQPPLVVVNTSLTVLRCIGRYLYFCKLLHPITPQIVRSMAELIDYYLYSVHDLFSADLPVPRDNLASGRLRAALQRIQTELLPKLRRVWPLSDEMVRPDLADPDTLYGLQKRIVASESCVTLVAQFRQMESYLGGLLGGGATDGGEDGWTQGALHEYLARTGEYVPDVRKPIFMCSTARVIDLQAVLNAMAKVKWDVNHVNVQHSPYIDTINRGIQYFAMKLEEQTSTVMLPPDVLWDSFVHVLTHLLVEGFSNAKKCSAGGRALMQLDFTHFWSLLEIVSGGKHPEHRAYVEQYVKAYYLPKDLLEQWLLEPRGYSPKHLAGLVQCACSSDKKTRQRLLALVESVPSPAAGMPGPAANPATPAQQLAGDGAA from the exons ATGGAGAAGGTGGAGGAAATCAAGTTCAAAGTGCTGGAGCTCATCAACAAAAAG aAAGAGGTAAAAATTCCAAAGATGGGCTTCACGGACTActacgtgcagcagcagcaggtggcGCGGGTCGCGGCCACACCCGCCGGCCTGGGCGCTCACACGAAAGCGCCCGCGCCCGGATCGGCGGCCACCGCCCCGCTGCCCGAGTACGACTGGGCGGACGAGATCGTGGGGCGGGGCAGGGGGACCGGCGAGCAGGCCGGCTCCGACGGCGAGCAGGCCGCCTCCGACCAGGAGGTACTGGAGTCGACCGAGGCGATCTACTTCGACGGCGGCAGCAACACCGGGCTGCACGAGCTGCGCAAGCTGTCCGAATCGGGCCAGCTGCTCGACTGCGGCTCGATCGAGCAGTCGATGGGTGTGCTGCGCCGGCAGCACCGCGTCATCTCGAAGAAGGTGCTGCAGCTGATACTGGAGCAGCGGGCCGCCTGCGACGGGGAGTTCCAGCGCATCCGCGACACGGAGCGGCTGCTGCGCGACACGGTCACGATGTGCCGGGCGGCCCGCACCAAGCTCGATACTTcgaagctgctgctgaccaCGACCAACCTGGAGATACTGGCGGCGTACAAGAAGCGCCAGACGCTGGTCAACCTGCTGCGCACGCTGAACGCGCTGAAGAGCATGCGGTCGATCGACCAGCGGCTGCAGCGTCGGCTGACCGACGCGGACTACGGCGGTGCGATCGCGATCCTGCTCGAGAACAAGAACCTGTCCCAGCGGTTCCACCAGTACCGGTGCGTCGAGTCGCTGTCGCACAAGCTGCAggacacgctgctgctgacggAGGTGCAGCTGGAGAGCGTGCTCGGCGAGATGCCGTCCGAGTTCGAGCCGGCCCGGTACCAGAAGCTGCAGGAGGCGTACCAGCTGCTCGGCAAGCAGCTGATCGCGATGGACCAGCTGCACATGAACTTCGTGTCGTCGGTGCACACGGCCGCGTTCACCGTGCTGCGGCAGCACATGGAGGTAAGCGTGGAGGAGAGCAAGAAGCTGACGTACGAGCAGATGTGCGAGTGCGTCCCGATGGACCGGTACGTGCACTGTCTGACCGAGCTGTGCCGCGCGTTCTGGAAGATACTGGTGTCGTACCATCAGATccgctgctggcaccagaacCGCTGCCTGTACGAGAAAGCACCCGGTGGCGCCGAGGCGGAGGCGGGGACTGGAACCGGCAGCGATCGTTCGTCGGCCGCCTTCCAGCAGGAGTACATCCGGCAGAAGCTCGAGAGCGGCCAGTTCCGGCTGTGGAACGACATCCAGGCGAAGGTGTGCGTGTTCATCGGGAGCGGCCGGCTGCACGCCCTCAAGTACGACCAGTTCGTGCAGGTGCTCGCGATCGTGCAGCGGCTGAAGAAGGTGGGCGGCGAGTTTTGCGACAGCCGGTCGGAGAAGCTGCTCGGCGCGATGCAGCGCCAGAGTATGGAGTTTTTCCGGCGGTATCACGCCGCCTGCCTCGAGGAGATCGGGCTGTTCTTCGACCACGAGGTGTGGGTACCGATCGGCAGCTTTCACGACGTCACGCAGCTGCAGGAGTATCGCAACTTTCGGCACGCGCTTGCAcgcacggcggcggcggcggcggcggcggcggccgcatCGGCAGTCTCGACCGGCAGCTCGTCTGTCGTGGCGCGGGCAAGCCCGGCCGGCACGGACCTGCTGCCGGACAGTGCCTCCTCGCTGCACTCGCAGGACGAAAGCTCGCTGTACGGGTCGTGCGGGTACTTCCTGCGCTTCACCGAGAAAAGCTCCCCGTTTGACGGTGGGTTCGACAGCACGATGCTGGAGGAGGACATACTGGCGGGCATTGCGGACGAGTCGTCCTACTACTGCTCGGAGGACAGCAGCGACAACAGCAACGAGCAGCCGGCCGGCTCGCCGTCCTCGCCGCGCCACGGACCGGCCGCACCGGCGGCGACCCCGCAGCCCCCGCTCGTCGTCGTCAACACGTCGCTGACCGTGCTGCGGTGCATCGGCCGCTACCTGTACTTCTGCAAGCTGCTGCACCCGATCACGCCCCAGATCGTGCGCTCGATGGCGGAGCTGATCGACTACTATCTGTACTCGGTGCACGACCTGTTTTCGGCCGATCTGCCCGTCCCGCGCGACAATCTGGCGAGCGGGCGGCTGCGGGCCGCATTGCAGCGCATCCAGACCGAGCTGCTGCCGAAGCTGCGCCGCGTCTGGCCACTGTCGGACGAGATGGTGCGGCCGGATCTGGCCGACCCGGACACGCTGTACGGGCTGCAGAAGCGCATCGTCGCCTCGGAGAGCTGCGTCACGCTGGTCGCCCAGTTCCGGCAGATGGAGTCGTACCTGGGCGGGCTGCTCGGGGGCGGCGCTACGGACGGCGGCGAGGATGGCTGGACGCAGGGGGCGCTGCACGAGTATCTCGCGCGCACCGGCGAGTACGTGCCGGATGTGCGCAAGCCCATCTTCATGTGCTCAACCGCGCGCGTCATCGATCTGCAGGCGGTGCTGAACGCGATGGCCAAGGTGAAGTGGGACGTGAACCACGTGAACGTGCAGCACTCGCCGTACATCGACACCATCAATCGG GGCATACAGTACTTCGCGATGAAGCTGGAAGAGCAAACTTCCACCGTGATGCTGCCGCCGGACGTGCTGTGGGATAGCTTTGTGCACGTGCTGACGCATCTCCTCGTCGAGGG CTTTTCGAACGCGAAAAAGTGCTCCGCCGGGGGCCGGGCGCTGATGCAGCTCGACTTTACCCACTTCTGGTCGCTGCTCGAGATCGTGTCCGGCGGCAAGCATCCCGAGCACCGGGCGTACGTCGAGCAGTACGTGAAGGCGTACTACCTGCCGAAGGATCTGCTCGAACAGTGGCTGCTGGAACCGCGCGGCTACTCGCCCAAACATCTCGCCGGGCTGGTGCAGTGTGCGTGCAGCAGCGACAAGAAAACGCGCCAGCGGCTGCTTGCGCTGGTCGAGTCGGTCCCTAGTCCAGCTGCCGGCATGCCCGGTCCGGCCGCCAATCCGGCAACCCCGGCGCAGCAACTGGCGGGCGATGGGGCGGCCTAA
- the LOC11175580 gene encoding proteoglycan 4: MEQIVTTSVCFLMILAIVRVGSVPAPSDIISGREFLSILMKPTAETSPSSGAANGGGAAAPARNFRGLRKFRHFYLDQSGTNDDTILPIEALFTSQEDLDRSSTRFYGYRRGGQRASSNGGFTTTTTTSSTTPSTTTAEEEALVNGVDPGITTTSSPPPPSWHVDGEPTTPPMEANGATAGESAELTTLDDTSTTTVPPPEEEEDETTAALPPVVVARSPGARYAKRAKAIQQPVESAAHHSHAHRTELSVEELSPTISKEEDPAPLDDSAKGESSAVAKLIAPPAGSPQRYRTQRKQESAGGQPFQTVRYHDRKPATGDGGTLAWRDNDGDQKAQLKPAMREKSSSSIGPAPMYSEPARFYSEPAQYYSEPAKVYSEPARIYGEPEKVYSEPARVYSEPAKVYSEPARIYSEPAKVYSEPAKIYSQPSSYWQTVYSARPADPTTTAAAPTTTTMPTTTTTTTTATAEPAASTEPSTAPVRLVFNELDKIPYDQLNAPTVDGEDAGSSIHSAIGKFVPKQSHGQGAGEDDTRQTLGVQQQQQQQPAVVVQTLAPGVLGPGDDSKVGYVVEGRNYRKYRVEEKTPDGFIVGEYGVLSHNDGNLRGVRYTADSDINPRLIYDALLKFLSL, encoded by the exons ATGGAACAGATCGTTACCACGAGTGTCTGCTTTTTAATG ATTTTGGCCATCGTTCGCGTAGGCAGCGTTCCTGCACCGAGTGACATCATATCAGGGCGAGAGTTCCTATCGATACTCATGAAACCGACCGCCGaaacatcaccatcatcgggTGCTGCGAATGGTGGCGGAGCTGCTGCACCGGCGCGCAACTTCCGGGGGCTGCGCAAGTTTCGGCACTTTTACCTCGATCAGTCCGGCACGAACGATGACACGATACTGCCGATCGAGGCACTGTTCACGTCGCAGGAGGATCTGGACCGGAGCAGCACCCGGTTCTACGGCTACCGGAGGGGCGGCCAGCGAGCCAGCAGTAATGGTggcttcaccaccaccaccacaaccagcAGTACGACACCGTCCACGACGACGGCAGAGGAAGAAGCGTTGGTGAACGGTGTCGATCCGGGCATCACCACTACCTCATCACCGCCGCCACCCTCGTGGCACGTTGACGGCGAGCCAACGACGCCGCCGATGGAGGCGAACGGTGCTACCGCGGGCGAGAGTGCCGAGCTGACGACCCTGGATGACActagcaccaccaccgtgccgccgccggaggaggaggaggatgaaaCGACGGCAGCGCTGCCACCCGTGGTGGTGGCCCGGTCGCCCGGTGCGCGCTACGCCAAGCGGGCCAAAGCGATCCAGCAGCCGGTCGAGTCGGCGGCGCACCATTCGCACGCCCACCGGACCGAGCTGTCCGTCGAGGAGCTCAGCCCAACGATCAGCAAGGAGGAGGACCCGGCGCCGCTCGACGACTCGGCCAAGGGGGAATCGTCGGCGGTGGCGAAGCTGATCGCACCGCCAGCCGGCTCCCCGCAGCGCTACCGCACGCAGCGCAAGCAAGAGTCCGCCGGCGGTCAACCCTTCCAGACGGTGCGCTACCACGACCGCAAGCCAGCTACGGGCGACGGCGGCACACTAGCCTGGCGCGATAATGACGGCGACCAGAAGGCGCAGCTGAAGCCGGCAATGAGGgagaagagcagcagcagcatcggcccGGCGCCGATGTACTCCGAGCCGGCCCGGTTCTACTCCGAGCCGGCCCAGTACTACTCCGAGCCGGCGAAGGTGTACTCGGAACCGGCCAGGATCTACGGCGAGCCGGAAAAGGTGTACTCGGAGCCGGCGCGCGTCTACTCCGAACCGGCGAAGGTGTACTCGGAGCCGGCGCGCATCTACTCCGAACCGGCGAAGGTGTACTCGGAGCCGGCCAAGATCTACTCGCAGCCGTCCAGCTACTGGCAGACGGTCTACTCGGCGCGCCCGGCGGATCCAACGACGACGGCAGCCGCCCCAACGACGACCACgatgccgacgacgacgacgacgacgacgactgcgACGGCGGAACCTGCCGCCAGCACGGAACCGTCCACCGCACCGGTGCGGCTGGTGTTTAACGAGCTGGACAAGATCCCGTACGACCAGCTGAACGCTCCGACGGTCGACGGTGAGGATGCCGGCAGCTCGATCCACAGCGCGATCGGGAAGTTTGTGCCGAAGCAGAGCCACGGCCAAGGCGCCGGCGAGGATGACACCCGGCAGACGTTgggcgtgcagcagcagcagcagcagcagccggcggtggtggtccAGACGCTTGCGCCCGGCGTGCTCGGCCCGGGCGACGACTCGAAGGTGGGGTACGTGGTCGAGGGCCGCAACTACCGCAAGTACCGGGTGGAGGAGAAAACACCGGACGGGTTCATCGTGGGCGAGTATGGCGTGCTGTCGCACAACGATGGCAATCTGCGCGGCGTCCGGTATACGGCCGATTCCGACATCAATCCACGCCTGATCTACGACGCACTGCTCAAGTTTCTCTCCCTGTGa